A stretch of the Chanos chanos chromosome 1, fChaCha1.1, whole genome shotgun sequence genome encodes the following:
- the LOC115804344 gene encoding arrestin domain-containing protein 3-like yields MSGTVKDFSLRYDPINEANTFSSGDYIRGRVILEVTKEIKVKTLVVKIKGEADVHWTESRDDHDDSYSAKERYFKSKQYFIHDGSKKGKGNGGAVSGETYSNVVSPGSHVYEFCFQLPQGPMPSSFKGLHGKILYTLEAKMSRSLKPPKKLSSEFSFVSPAYGNAVELMRPLFGETDKKMKLFTSGNVSMKVNTEKKAFVQGELLKVIAAIENSSSRALKLKYKLLQTQKFIASGSTNSSHEVILKEVGDPVPSGQNQTITRQLQLPADLQPSIWYCNIIKVEHTLKVYLDVPYASDPEVIFPLVILPRGQHFGLLSTPSGGLFGNPAQPGWNGPPTHNAAGPYPSASASGVYPPPTAPGPNQHQYPPAVHPQSANPGAPPPMYSELYPNPNPNVSGSLTVPTASDCNPPPYTATAHPVPSAPGYCPDATTPEPCPSKTPL; encoded by the exons ATGTCAGGAACCGTTAAAGATTTCTCACTACGATACGACCCAATCAATGAAGCAAACACGTTTAGTAGTGGCGACTATATCAGAGGACGGGTTATTCTGGAGGTCACCAAAGAGATCAAAGTTAAGACGCTTGTTGTCAAAATCAAAGGAGAGGCAGACGTACATTGGACGGAGAGTCGTGATGACCATGACGATTCCTATTCGGCTAAGGAAAGATACTTCAAATCGAAACAATATTTTATTCACGACGGCTCCAAAAAAGGTAAGG GAAACGGCGGTGCTGTCAGTGGAGAAACGT aCAGTAATGTAGTGTCTCCAGGGAGTCATGTATATGAATTCTGCTTTCAGCTTCCACAAGG gcCAATGCCATCATCTTTTAAGGGTCTGCATGGAAAAATTCTTTATACACTGGAAGCTAAGATGAGCAGATCATTGAAACCTCCAAAGAAACTGTCAAGCGAATTCAGCTTTGTCTCACCAGCTTATGGGAATGCTGTGGAGTTGATG AGGCCTCTGTTTggtgaaacagataaaaaaatgaaactcttCACCTCTGGAAATGTCTCCATGAAAGTCAACACTGAGAAGAAGGCCTTCGTGCAAG gtGAATTGCTGAAGGTCATAGCCGCTATTGAAAATTCTTCATCTCGTGCTCtcaaactgaaatacaaacTTCTACAAACCCAAAAGTTCATTGCTTCAGGATCTACCAATTCTTCACACGAAGTCATCTTGAAAGAAGTTGGGGATCCAGTCCCGTCTGGACAGAACCAGACTATCACTAGACAACTGCAGCTCCCAGCTGACCTCCAGCCCTCCATTTGGTATTGTAACATCATCAAAGTGGAGCACACTCTGAAG GTGTACCTGGATGTTCCCTATGCTTCAGACCCAGAAGTCATTTTCCCATTGGTTATTCTACCTCGAGGGCAACACTTTGGTCTCTTGTCTACACCCTCAGGAGGTCTCTTTGGAAACCCTGCTCAACCAGGATGGAATGGTCCTCCTACCCATAATGCAGCAGGGCCATATCCAAGTGCCTCTGCCTCTGGAGTTTACCCTCCTCCAACTGCACCAGGACCTAATCAGCATCAGTATCCTCCAGCTGTGCACCCACAATCTGCAAACCCAGGAGCACCTCCACCCATGTATTCAGAATTATACCCAA ATCCAAACCCAAATGTCTCAGGGTCTTTAACAGTGCCTACTGCCTCAGACTGCAATCCACCACCTTACACCGCCACTGCCCATCCAGTTCCATCTGCCCCAGGATACTGTCCAGATGCAACCACACCAGAGCCCTGTCCCTCTAAGACGCCTCTGTAG
- the arrdc3a gene encoding arrestin domain-containing protein 3a isoform X2, whose protein sequence is MVLGKVKSFVVSYDCLNDSNVPVFSSGDSVSGRVIIEVTGEIRVKSLKIHAKGFAKVRWTESRNAGSNTAYTQNYTEEVEYLNHRDILIDDDNSEEGLTAIPSGRHEYAFSFELPQTPLATSFEGKHGSVRYWVKAELHRPWLLPMKTKKEFTVFEHIDINTPLLLSPQAGTKDKTLCCWFCTSGPISLSAKIERKGYTPGESIQIFAEIENCSSRMVVPKAAIYQTQTFYAKGKMKEIKQLVANLRGESLSSGKTETWNGKMLKIPPVSPSILDCSIIRVEYSLMVYVDIPGAVNLSLNLPLVIGTIPLHPFGSRTSSVSSQCSMAMSWLGLTLPERPEAPPSYSEVVTEEQRQSCLEVSAGREDYESPLFAYIQEFRFQPPPPYSEIDPNPDQCRRTEERRPDTCPSR, encoded by the exons ATGGTGCTAGGAAAAGTGAAGAGCTTCGTAGTAAGCTACGACTGTCTAAATGACAGTAATGTCCCTGTTTTTTCAAGTGGGGACTCCGTCTCAGGAAGGGTAATCATCGAGGTGACCGGAGAGATTCGTGTGAAATCTCTCAAGATCCATGCAAAGGGATTTGCAAAAGTTCGTTGGACAGAATCACGAAATGCTGGATCCAACACTGCCTATACTCAGAACTACACAGAAGAAGTAGAGTATCTCAATCACAGAGATATCTTAATCG ATGATGACAACTCAGAAGAGGGTCTCACCGCCATTCCTTCGGGAAGACACGAGTATGCATTTAGCTTCGAGCTTCCACAAAC ACCTCTGGCTACCTCCTTTGAAGGGAAACATGGGAGTGTGCGTTACTGGGTAAAAGCAGAACTGCACAGACCATGGCTTCTGCCGATGAAGACGAAGAAAGAATTCACCGTCTTTGAACACATCGACATCAACACTCCCCTGCTGCTG tcaCCCCAGGCAggcacaaaagacaaaacactctGCTGCTGGTTCTGTACCTCAGGTCCAATATCCTTAAGTGCCAAGATAGAGAGGAAAGGATATACTCCAG GAGAGTCCATTCAAATCTTCGCCGAGATCGAGAACTGTTCTTCCCGTATGGTTGTGCCTAAGGCAGCCATTTACCAGACCCAGACTTTCTACGCCAAAGGGAAAATGAAGGAGATCAAGCAGCTGGTGGCAAACCTGCGCGGAGAGTCTCTGTCCTCGGGAAAGACCGAGACGTGGAACGGAAAGATGCTGAAAATCCCTCCGGTATCCCCTTCCATCCTGGATTGCAGCATTATCCGAGTGGAGTACTCCCTCATG GTCTATGTAGACATCCCAGGTGCAGTGAACCTGTCCCTCAACCTGCCTCTGGTCATCGGAACCATCCCCCTCCACCCTTTCGGCAGTCGGACGTCATCTGTCAGCAGCCAGTGTAGCATGGCTATGAGCTGGCTAGGCCTGACTCTTCCAGAAAGACCTGAAG CCCCTCCAAGCTACTCTGAGGTTGTGACggaggaacagagacagagctgtctAGAAGTTTCTGCAGGCAGGGAGGACTACGAGAGTCCGCTGTTTGCCTACATCCAAGAGTTCCGTTTCCAACCTCCTCCACCCTACTCAGAA ATTGATCCAAATCCGGATCAGTGCAGGCGTACGGAGGAGCGCCGGCCCGACACTTGTCCATCACGCTGA
- the arrdc3a gene encoding arrestin domain-containing protein 3a isoform X1, translated as MVLGKVKSFVVSYDCLNDSNVPVFSSGDSVSGRVIIEVTGEIRVKSLKIHAKGFAKVRWTESRNAGSNTAYTQNYTEEVEYLNHRDILIGHERDDDNSEEGLTAIPSGRHEYAFSFELPQTPLATSFEGKHGSVRYWVKAELHRPWLLPMKTKKEFTVFEHIDINTPLLLSPQAGTKDKTLCCWFCTSGPISLSAKIERKGYTPGESIQIFAEIENCSSRMVVPKAAIYQTQTFYAKGKMKEIKQLVANLRGESLSSGKTETWNGKMLKIPPVSPSILDCSIIRVEYSLMVYVDIPGAVNLSLNLPLVIGTIPLHPFGSRTSSVSSQCSMAMSWLGLTLPERPEAPPSYSEVVTEEQRQSCLEVSAGREDYESPLFAYIQEFRFQPPPPYSEIDPNPDQCRRTEERRPDTCPSR; from the exons ATGGTGCTAGGAAAAGTGAAGAGCTTCGTAGTAAGCTACGACTGTCTAAATGACAGTAATGTCCCTGTTTTTTCAAGTGGGGACTCCGTCTCAGGAAGGGTAATCATCGAGGTGACCGGAGAGATTCGTGTGAAATCTCTCAAGATCCATGCAAAGGGATTTGCAAAAGTTCGTTGGACAGAATCACGAAATGCTGGATCCAACACTGCCTATACTCAGAACTACACAGAAGAAGTAGAGTATCTCAATCACAGAGATATCTTAATCGGTCACGAAAGAG ATGATGACAACTCAGAAGAGGGTCTCACCGCCATTCCTTCGGGAAGACACGAGTATGCATTTAGCTTCGAGCTTCCACAAAC ACCTCTGGCTACCTCCTTTGAAGGGAAACATGGGAGTGTGCGTTACTGGGTAAAAGCAGAACTGCACAGACCATGGCTTCTGCCGATGAAGACGAAGAAAGAATTCACCGTCTTTGAACACATCGACATCAACACTCCCCTGCTGCTG tcaCCCCAGGCAggcacaaaagacaaaacactctGCTGCTGGTTCTGTACCTCAGGTCCAATATCCTTAAGTGCCAAGATAGAGAGGAAAGGATATACTCCAG GAGAGTCCATTCAAATCTTCGCCGAGATCGAGAACTGTTCTTCCCGTATGGTTGTGCCTAAGGCAGCCATTTACCAGACCCAGACTTTCTACGCCAAAGGGAAAATGAAGGAGATCAAGCAGCTGGTGGCAAACCTGCGCGGAGAGTCTCTGTCCTCGGGAAAGACCGAGACGTGGAACGGAAAGATGCTGAAAATCCCTCCGGTATCCCCTTCCATCCTGGATTGCAGCATTATCCGAGTGGAGTACTCCCTCATG GTCTATGTAGACATCCCAGGTGCAGTGAACCTGTCCCTCAACCTGCCTCTGGTCATCGGAACCATCCCCCTCCACCCTTTCGGCAGTCGGACGTCATCTGTCAGCAGCCAGTGTAGCATGGCTATGAGCTGGCTAGGCCTGACTCTTCCAGAAAGACCTGAAG CCCCTCCAAGCTACTCTGAGGTTGTGACggaggaacagagacagagctgtctAGAAGTTTCTGCAGGCAGGGAGGACTACGAGAGTCCGCTGTTTGCCTACATCCAAGAGTTCCGTTTCCAACCTCCTCCACCCTACTCAGAA ATTGATCCAAATCCGGATCAGTGCAGGCGTACGGAGGAGCGCCGGCCCGACACTTGTCCATCACGCTGA
- the LOC115804337 gene encoding arrestin domain-containing protein 3-like yields MPGTIRDFSLHYDSINEANTFSGGDYVRGRVILEVTRQIKVEMLVVQIKGEADEMVELLVEKHTQKLLFGETDKKMKLFTSGNASMKVNIEKMGFIQGEMLKVIAAVENSSSRPLKLKYSLQQRQKFFDSRSKSKSVHNVIFKAVGDLVPSGHKQTVIAELHLPAHLQLSIFYCNIIKVEYFLKVYLDVPYASDPEVILPLVILPPGQPSGPLSTPSGGPFGNPAQPGWNGPPTHNAAGPYPSASASGVYPPPTAPGPNQHQCPPAVHPQSANPGAPPPMYSELYLTPSAPVLYPNLPPFSAPGFCPAPSAPGQYPNPNVSGSLTVPTASDCNPPPYTATAHPVPSAPGYCPDTTTPGPCPAKMPL; encoded by the exons ATGCCTGGAACCATAAGGGACTTCTCACTACACTACGACTCAATCAATGAAGCCAACACCTTCAGTGGCGGAGACTATGTCAGAGGACGGGTTATTTTGGAAGTTACCAGACAGATCAAAGTTGAGATGCTTGTCGTCCAAATCAAAGGGGAGGCAGAC GAAATGGTGGAGCTGTTGGTGGAGAAACAC aCACAGAAGCTTCTGTTTggtgaaacagataaaaaaatgaaactcttCACCTCTGGAAATGCCTCCATGAAAGTCAACATTGAGAAGATGGGCTTCATACAAG gAGAAATGCTGAAGGTCATAGCGGCTGTTGAAAATTCGTCATCTCGTCCTCTAAAACTTAAATATAGTCTTCAGCAGAGACAAAAGTTCTTTGATTCAagatctaaatctaaatctgtGCACAACGTGATCTTCAAAGCAGTCGGGGATCTGGTCCCATCTGGACACAAGCAAACTGTCATTGCCGAACTTCACCTACCAGCTCATCTCCAACTTTCTATTTTTTATTGTAACATTATTAAAGTGGAGTACTTTCTAAAG gTGTACCTGGATGTTCCCTATGCTTCAGACCCAGAGGTCATTCTCCCATTGGTGATTCTACCTCCAGGGCAACCCTCTGGTCCTTTATCTACACCTTCAGGAGGTCCCTTTGGAAACCCTGCTCAACCAGGATGGAATGGCCCTCCTACCCATAATGCAGCAGGGCCATATCCAAGTGCCTCTGCCTCTGGAGTTTACCCTCCTCCAACTGCACCAGGACCTAATCAGCATCAGTGTCCTCCAGCTGTGCACCCACAATCTGCAAACCCAGGAGCACCTCCACCCATGTATTCAGAATTATACCTGACTCCATCTGCCCCAGTACTGTATCCAAACTTACCACCCTTTAGCGCACCAGGTTTCTGCCCAGCCCCAAGTGCCCCAGGACAGTATCCAAACCCAAATGTCTCAGGGTCTTTAACAGTGCCTACTGCCTCAGACTGCAATCCACCACCTTACACCGCCACTGCCCATCCAGTTCCATCTGCCCCAGGATACTGTCCAGACACAACCACACCAGGGCCCTGTCCCGCTAAGATGCCTCTGTAG